GCAGGAGTAAGAGTAGGCACAAGCTTGAAAAATGGATCAACCATACCCAGTATTTCCTTAAATCCAACATATACCGTCCTGCCTCTTGCGGCACGTTGGTCATTGCAGGTTATTTCTCCACTGGTGGGTTTTTATAACCTGAACAAGGCGCTCTGCCAAAATCCCGTATCAGATGGTTCCTCCCAGAAAGGCTGTGTCAAGAGGTGAGCTCAGGTGATGGGGGATGCAGAAAAGTGGCTCATTGGGTTCAAATCAGACAGAACtaaaagatgactgaaaaaaagtGTCCATATTCCTGGGGagatttgtgttttttaaatgctttaaatagtTTTGAAAGCAAAGCGATGGGTTTCAGATGCAAttgcaattttatttcctttcttgaaaaggaaaaggctCTGTGGTGCGAGGGAAGGATGTTTAACATACCACATCTTGGGACTTTATtgaattaaaagcagcaaatcTTTCCCTGAGCAGAAAACCACACATTTTTCTGGTTGTTTGCCGCAACAGCAAGCAACCTTTTAACCCCATTCCCAGGGCAGTAAAACAATTTTGCGGGACTAGAGCTGCAGAagggcaaaaaaagcattttgcttgcCTTTCCTCCTCTTGGGGAATTAGTCTGTATGTTGTATTCATCAGTTGTCGGAGGTTTTCTTCTGAGCCTCATGATCTGAACCCACTAAGTAAGGCAAATCCAGATTAGAGCCTCTCACAACAGAAATACGGGAGAGATCATGAGGGAAGCGGTCGGAGGAAGAGACAGGCAGGAGGGGAATACGGAATCActacacttttattttttaccaTATTTTCCAATTTGGAATTTCCATAGAAGTCCCAAAAAGGCTGACATTTGAAATTTCTGCAAGACAGGCAATGAATTGATCACTTCTCTTTGGGCTTGTTTCTCAAATCAAAGCCAGTTGCAGAAGTAGGGAGTGGACACGCTGGAAGGAAATATACTGTGTTGTTTCAGCTTCAAATGGTCCTTATTTTGAGGTGACAGCTTGGATGTCCCCCAGTCCTAGCATTTGTGCCACCAACTGAGCCAGTTCCGAGCTGCAGAGTCCAAACCCAAACGTAGTTTGGTTTGACTGGCTGATCCGGGCACTCCTCTTTTCTTAAGGTTTCTCCTGTCTTGTGTTGCATCGGAGGAGCTTTAatcctgcaggcagctctttgcgAGGCTGAAATAGCACAAAAGCTTCTCATCTTACAGCATTGCACTCGGAGACAGCTCTGGCCTCTCGAGAAGATGAGACCTCTCATGGCGCTGAGCCCCCTGAATAGCCCCGGCTGCAAGGACGCCTATGAATTATTATTCTTAATGTTATATTTAACACAAGCCCAGGCACTGACCTCTCCTGGGTTATCCCTCCAGGTCCCTGAGGGATCGAGGACATGTTCCAGTCTGTGAGATAAAACTGACCTCAAAGGAAGCCAATTATATATAGCCAGCGCCCTCCTCTGACCCCTCTTCTCCAGCACTGTGGTCTTCCTTTGCCTTCGGGTCTTGCATGTCCCTGACCACCCCATCAGCCCTTAGACAGctccagcatcctcctcctcattcctCCCTGGGATTTTTTCCCAACCAcccattttctgccttttctctctttcaggatGGCATCACCGGTCAGGAAGTTGATGGACCATCCCACCTCCCACGTAGGCGTGTCTCTGGCATCGGAGGCATTGCCACGCCAGTCCCCAAAGGGGAAGACTGAGGCCTCCATGGACAATTGGGGAGCACACCTTCTAATGTGGCTTCTTCATCAGGTTGGGGCAGAGTCACGTCACTCCTACAGACCCAACCCCTCTTGTCTGTACCAGCACTTGCCATCCTTGTCCATGCCATGGACTGGACCTTGTGTCCTGCTCTCTCCCCATTTCCTACATCCCCACAATATCACCACATCAACCACCCATCCGACATCTCCCCAAATCCTCTCCCACACGCATTGCTGATTTCCACCCCAACTGCAGCACCTTTGCTCCTTTTCCCATTGCATCAAGATCTCAGCTCCTTGCCCTCACCTCCGGAGACCTCCCCCATCCTCACAGCACCCTGCGCTGTGTCCCTGGGGACATCCCCATCGCTCCCCTCCAGCACTGATCTCCATCAGGATGTTTGCAGAAGGTCACGGTGGCGTTCCTGGGATCTGCGGGTGGCATGGCCAATagcagggaaggcagaggaaagggTAGGAAAAAACAACGGGAGTTAGGGTAAAGCCTGGatggtgaagaaaaagaaaagggtagGAGACAATTATTGTAATTTTCCTGGTGCACACATCTTCCTCCTGCTTAGGCACCTCTGTCCTTAttaaggacaaaagaaaaagtctattaatagaaagcaagcaagaaatcaTAGCAGGTGACCTGCTTTATTTGACTGGATTAAGTGTGGGATTACAGGAGTGTTTAGAAATGCCGATAAGGGCTCCATCAAATTCTTCCCtgttgctgcttgttttctggGAATAGGAGGGATTTGCAGCGGGTCGTTCAGATTAAGAATCCGATGGAGTAATTTGAtcagggcaggaggaaagggaaaagaaaacaaaacacaatgatGGCCCTGGTATTGTcagtttaaaaccagttttgtgtgttttccttcttccttttgttaAATGCAGTTCTTGCAGCTGCGGTAACAAAAATCCCGGGTGCAATGAAGTGCACGTGCTCTGCAGGATTTCTGGTGGCTCCTTGCAGGTGGGGAATGGGatgtggggaagagaaagagaaatgaagggagagagggaagaaggtgATGGTATAAGGGCTCTATAGGGGCGATGTAAAGCTGATCCGAGCAGCTGGCTTCCTGCCACCTAAAACTTCCACATTGTGAAATCCCATTAAGTGCACAGTTTAATAAAGTTCTGGATATCAAGAAGCATCAGCTATTTAAAGCCTTGGTCACCTGCCAAATGTGGCTTTATGAGCCATATTTCCTGTCCCAAATcacttctctcttctcccctctcctggcCGTGCCCTCTCCTCTGGCCTCGTTTGTAAAATGAGATGCACGGTGACAGTGCTGCCGTAGCTGGTGACTAGTCCAAGGTGTTCCCGTGCAGGCGTGTCCAGggttaaattaataaaattataagCAGGACTGCCAGCGCCCAGGTAGGGTGAACCCTCTGGATGAGCCCTTGCCCTTtataaaggttttatttctttcgCCCCAGCGGGGTACGGCATCGTGTTGCTACCAAGGGTGCCCGGCACCGTGCTGGCAGTATGAGCTTTCTGATAAACTGTGTTTCAGGTGGGGAGAAAAGAGCCCAGAGCAATTAAAGACATGCAGAGCACCAAGCAAACAATGATCATTTGTTGATCTAGAcagattatattttaaagaacataTGCGTTCAGCGGAAATTATGGCTCATCATCATcccatttctgaatgaaaataatgcaaaggAAACTTCCTATAATTCATGTTTGCCTGGAAATATCTTGAAAAAGTAGCCTCCAAACCAGACTGGAAGTGTGAGTTTTCTGTTGGGGAGTTTCAACAGTGCTGGGTTGgtcagatgggttttttttttccttcttctttataTCTTGTATGTGTCctacagggagaaaaaatgaaactCTGGCCCTAAACCCATGCAAATGCTGGGAAAATCAAGTCCTTCTCCCTACAGTGTATGGCCCATATGTTAACTGTGACTAAGGTGAGGTTGTGAAATAGTTCCAGAGATAAGGGAAAACTTGGAGCTTGATCTCCATGGTTTCACCTTGCTTGAGGATCTCTATATAAATTCCAGGTGTTTGTCTTCCGGAATGTTATATTTAGCTTTGTGCTCCTCAAAGAGCTTGCATAATTCATTCAGGTATTTCTGATGGACTCGATCAACCTCTTCCTCGGAGGGTCTGTGCTTCCTCAGCACTGGAATTGGCTTCCCAACTGGAAAACAAGCAGAGGCATTAGGAGGAGCCAGTGTCAGGTCCCTCTGGACACTGCGCGCTTCTTAGCACAGAGCTGGGGGCCACCTCTCCAAGGATGCGGTGGACAGATTGATATGACCAGTCGTGTCCTGGGGTTTGGGAAGCAGCACAGCCAAGGAGGTAGGGAGATCGAGGTTCTGATCCTGGTCTGCTAGGTCACATcgctccttgcctcagtttccccacctgtaaagTTGGTTAATGCCAAAGATCCTTGTGTAGCTCTCTGAACTAAAAAGTACTGCATCCCAATGCAGTCCCTACAGCTGCTCCTAACATCTCAGGTGTGCTGCAGATAAAGACAACATCATCCTAATATTTGGGCTGGGCTTTCCAAGCTGTTCCCACATGGCCCTGGGAATCTGCGTTGCAAATGGGGAAACTGCGGCATGGGGGAGCCCAAGGCTATGTAAATACACTAGTGACTGGAGTGCTTCCACTTTGCTCAGATCAAAGGCTCAGTgaaatatctgatttttattaGGATCTAAGTACCCAATTATCTTTAGAAaatcatgcttttttaaaaaaaatctaagtaaaaatctaaataatttgATTCCCAGCACTAGAATAAGCCCGTTCCCATCTCCCAgagccaccagcagcaggaccGGGTGcctgcaggggacagggaagTCCATGAGGTACCTCTGTTGCTCTGGTCTCTTACTGAAATTGTGTTTGTCAAGTGATGGAGGGTTTCATCATCGTGTAACGCTGCTCCTCATCGGACTAATGAAGAGCCCTTGTGATACTGCACAGCTCATAAAACCATTGAGACAATCCAAACAGGTTGTAAAACTATTAGAAGTAATTGCTGGCTGTCAAACCTAATCAGTGGGGTGAGCTCTGACCTTTCCAAACAGCCTCTTTAATTAGACTGATTCACAGAGCATCAGTCATGCCGGTGGGCCAAGCATGGAGTTgttgaaatcagaagaaaattcttcaaaacCAAAAGACTTCCTTGAAATCTGGTCTCCTGGGGGCATCGTCTCAGGTTGAAACAGTGTGACTTGTTCATGTGCAAATAGGTTGTTTTTTTGTGGCTGTCTGCACAGGACACTGAGCAAAACTGCAAACCGTGTAGGCGTTGTCCTACTCGTGTTTGTTAAATTGGCTTTAACCCAACACTGTTGCAGTGGTTCACACCACCGGGTTGCACTGGGGTTGGGGTTGGCTGCATCCCACAAGGGTGATGGGGTGTCCATGTTTGCTCTGGGGCTTTCTCAGCACAGCCCAGATGGCCTGACCTCTGCCACAAGACCAAGCCAGGGTCCCAAACCAGCGTGACACGTGAGCAGTTGGGGATGCTCCTTTGCCAGCACGTTTCTAGCCCACCACAGCTCGTGCTCTCTGGCATGATGCTCCAGCCCGGCAGGAGGACGACACAACCCCGGGACTGTCCCTGGTCCCCGCTTTGGCCAGGCTGAATGTGGCCGGCATCGTGCCGGTGTCCCAGGAAGGACTTACCCACGGTGCAGATGGGCCGCCGGTAGGGTACCAGCCCAAAGCTGTACTGGAATATGCCTCGCGCgtggaagaggggaagggagatgCCCATGATCTGCTGGAGCCGGTGCTGGAGCTGCCGCAGCCAGGAGCCCTTGGGGTTTCTCACCTGCTCGAAGAGGTCATTCTCCCCAAAGGAAAAGATGGGAACCagcggggtgctgcggggagtCGAACCCCATGATTAGGGGCATGATTAGCAAAGCCCACCCCAGCACGCCTTCCCCCCCTCTCCAAAATCAGTGGGAACACCCCATTAACCAGCCACAGACCGGAGCATCCCTCCCCAAGCACCCCTTGACCCCATCCCCTGCATCACCCGTGCTCGATGGCCAGGCGGACAAATCCCTTCCTATTCTTCAGCAGCAAGGTGTAGGATCCCGGCCGGGCATCCAGCGCTTCCTGCGCCCCGCCGACGATGATGGCCAGCATGTTCCCGCCCTCCGGCTTCTGCAGCACGTAGGATGCGCTCTCCTTGTCGGAGGAGACGAGGCCTGGggggcagagaagaagaaaaaaagagcaccTGTAAAACCCACACGACTGTGGTTTGCTCTGTACCTTTTTTCCCTGTTATCCAGCTCTGGAGGGGTGCTAGAcactttattttcagagttttcctACACTTTGGCAATCTCAGCCCAGCTCCCCTGAAAGGTGCTGGATTCATGCATGGTTTTGCTGTGTGAATATATATCCCTTTGCtggaaaaaatcaggaaaaaagtaaactgaGAACTAGCTGCACTTAAGCCTCAGGGAAAATGTCTTTCAGTTTGTTGTCAAATGAAACCATGTCCAACCCTGAATCATTCCAGAGGCAGTGAGACATTTGCTTTAGGTCAAAACACACACGAATTTCAGTGGATGCTGCTAATTTAAAGTGGAATTTAATGCAGAATTTGATCCCTTGTTGTTATTTACTTACAAATTTGAGAGACCTTTAATTCAGAAATGACAAAGCAACGTTGTTtcgattttttttaaaaaatccttgttTCGGGGgctgaaataatttgcaaattaaaaCCTCTTTGTCAAATGGATTCAATCGACCTGAAAATGAGCTATGCACCGAACTCCCACATTACAGCGATTAAACCTTCTTTCGCCTGGGTCATAACTCTCTTGTATCTCGCTGTTATGATTCCTCGCTCTCcgtgtaaatattttttcagcagcaggagccagggtTTACATGGAAAACAAGGTGATGAATGCCCTGGGGTATCTCAGACAGAGCTGGATGCCTGTGTTTTGTCTATCAAATCCTGCCTACGACATGAGCCCCTTTGGCTGGAGAAGCGGCCATTCTCCAAGCCCACCAGTGAGAGATGGACATCATCTCCTGCCGGTCTCCAAAAATCTCTCCAgactccctttcccctctctccatttaatttttacctattccttttcatttcttcttccactcCTGCCACCTGGTTTTGCAACAGCGCGAGCTGCTATTTGTATCCTctctccctggctgctgcttccctgcaagcagcagcagcttcgGAAAAATaggttttctcctcctttcagtGGCAATCACAGTTTCAAGCCTGAATGTTATTTGcatggaaagaaataaatacaggACCGCCCTGTCCTGCTGGTCTCTACAGACTCAGCATTTCTGCTCACAACCTGCTCTGCACGGTGCCGTTACACAGTGCCCGGCACAGCGATGCCGTGAGCTCAGCGGTGGTCTGTGAAGTCGAACAACATAGGTAAGAGCTCGGAGGGCAATTTTGAACTTCATAGAGTTTTTGGGTACCACCTCCCGCAGTTGTGTCCACGCATGGGATCAGATCGGCCACAGATGGGGACAAACAGACCCTTGACTCCTCTTCCCAAGCCTCCCTGGTGTTTTCACTCTCTGCTCCCCCAAAAAGCATCCGACTCACCCATCCATCCCACTGCTTGCCCATGCTGCCTCCCTGCTTACCTCCGCTCATCAGGTAGTCCCTGAAGAAGGGGATGCGAAACCACAGGGAGAGCATCATCAGGTGTGGGGTGATGCCTGGGAAAAGCGTGGAAAAGCCCGATGCCTCCGTGCAGAAATTGAGAAAagctcctgctgccaggaccCCGTGGGGGTGAAATCCCATCAGGTAGTTCTGCCTAGGGTCCAGCTCCGCCGTCTTCACCAGCTGGGCACAGGATGGAGCAAAAAATGGGGCCATAAGTTAGTGCTGTCACCTTGAGGGGATGGAGCATTGGCTATGGAGAGCAGGTAGGGGATTTCTGGAGGGTGGTCCCTAGCACCCACTGTGCCTTCTGTTGGAAAAGCTCAACTGGAAGAACTCAATCATTTTTCACTGAGAGGTATTTCATTGCCTGTAATTCCATCTCCTCCCACCCATTGGCCCAAAATGACATTTCCAATGGCACAGTTCCTCATGTTGCCTTGAGCTGGCCTAGATGCTGTTGGGAACctactttgtttaaaatgacctccaatacattttctaatatgggaaaaaaagctaaaaagtgAGACAAGGGTAATTATTTccaccccttccccctccaccccacaacCAGAAGAGCAAAGGGAGTGCAGAATCACTCTGGTAGTTATCCGTGTAAAGCTGCTACCTGGCATAGGGACACATCCCTGCTCAACAACATGGTGTGGACCCAAGGTTTGTCCTGTCCTGAAGTACGTGTCAGGTGATTCAAGGATGCTTTTGTACATGGTAAGGTGAGATCCAGCTCCCAGACATCTAACAGAGAACAAGctgatggttttcttttcatcGGGGAAAGCCTGCAAGAACCCAGCTGCCTGTGCCGGTGTTAGGTGCCCAGGTAATCCATGAGTCCATCAAAGAGCAACGGATGTCTGCCCAAGGTTGCTGCAGTTTTACCGGGAGAAGGGAATGGGGAATGCCCGTGTCCAGGTTCTAGAGACGGACAGCATGGATTGCAAATGCGGTGCAGCGCACGGCCAGCCCTTGAGGGCTGGCTAAGCAGCTCGCTGAAATACTCGGCCAATGTGAAAGTGCGTTTGGAGCCTGGGAGATACTACATGGGAGAATGGGTGCCACGGCAGAAGAGGGGATGATTAAAGGGAGATAAGGGACAACCAGGATTTGGACTCTGTGGGTTACACTTGCTATGGACTGcccagaggagaggagctggtgtGACAAACCCACCCTCCAGCTGTGCCACCGAGAAGACCCTGCCATGCCAACAGCAGCCAGCATGTGCGTAACCCAGGCAGAAGCAGTCAAAACTGAACGCTGATGCCTCTGCACCCTTTCTGTAGGTGCCAAGGATGTTCCCAGCACCAGGGAAGGATGAACCTTTCCAAGGTTAGCCATCACAGAGCCACCATGAATTTCCAAAGAGCTCAAAAGCACTTGTGCTCAGGAAGAACCAAAGCCCTGCGCGTTTTAGCACGTCACCCCTCCGAGCACCCCGGTCCCATCCCCACTCAGGGAGCACCTAATGGTGCATGTGTTTTCCTAGAAGCAGCCAGAACCACCGGTTAATCATGAGGTTGTACTTTACTTTCTCACATCGTGGCTAATTTCCCATCTGTCCTAAGGCACTGTTGACCGTACACATGTGCCCATTCAAGCGCCTGCTCCTAATGAGGGGAACAGACAAACAAGAGTCCCACCGCTGCCCGGGTGCAGAGGTGCCTAGGCCGGAAGAGGGGCAGATGGCTGAATTACTAAGTGCCCCTGCCACCATTTGCTCATTTTTGAGTAATCTCAGCTTGCATCAATGTTTCCTGCATTCATCTTTGGCTTCCAAACAGCCTTTCATCTCTGCGTGATTTATAAGCAGGGAGGCGAGATGCTCGGGTGTGTTGGAAACCACTAAATCTCCGGCTGTGTGTCCGTGGGGTGGCAAGAAGGGGGGATGACAGCAGGCTCAACCCCTGGTGGCACCCCAAGCTAACACCACCCTCCTTGCTAATGAAGAGTCGAATTCAGGGTATCCACTGAGCAAACTGCTTCAGCGGGAGAGTTCACCTGTGCTAAGACAGCTCACAACCTTAAAAAACCTCTTTAGGAGACATCCAGCCTTGGTGCTCACCCCAAtgaaaggggagggaggacaggagaggaaagaatgaagaatagggcctgtagcgataggacaaggggtgatggttttaaactaaaagaggggagattccaactagatctaaggaagaaattttttacattgagggtggtgagacactggcccaggttgcccagagaggtggtagatgccccatccctggaaacattcaaggtgaggttggacggggctcagagcaacctgatctggttgaagatgtccctgcccatggcaggggggttggactagatgacctttaaaggtcccttccaacccaaatcattctgtgattctatgaatctcTAATAAGAagtgagggaagagaagagggaggtTATGTCCCCTTACAAAGGACTCGACACCCACCAACCAGCAATCTTTCCAGCTCTATTTCTGGCTGatcatatttttctcttgatACTTTCCATTGAGGTCAccttgtgatttattttatttcttatagtGCACACCTATTTTCAGATACTGCATTTTTCATCTTGCTCTGCATTATCATATTCTTTtccaggggttttttgttttgttttgttttgtttttaagactaaTTCTGGCCACAGACAAAGCCAAGTGCAACCCCTGGTGTTTTATGGTGCCCCTGGATAGCACATCTGTCACTGATAAGTGATTCCTCACCTCCCTAGTGGCCTCAAAGCCTCTAAAGTCTCGAGTCCTACCAACCATTGTTGGTTCTGGATTGGTCCTTTTAAACCACACACACATTTTGGAGCTTGATCATGATCTATATATCCAGCTCTATGTATCCTATGTACCTAGCTGACaggaacatcatgaagttcaacacggagaagtacaaagtcctgcacctggggaggatcAGCCCCATGCAAcaatacatgctgggggccacccagcttggcagaaaagggcctggggtcctggtgggcaccaagtCGAATATCAGCCAGCAATGGGACCTCacagcaaagaaggcaaatggtatcctgggctgcattagataTATTGCCAGCGGGTGGAGGGAGGTCATcattcccctctactcagcactggtgaggccacaccagtagttctgtgtccagttttgggctcctcggtacaaaagagacatggacatactggagagagtccagcaaagggccacaaagatgatgaagggactggagcacctctgctatgaggagaggctgagagagctgggacagttcagccaggagaagagaaggctcgggggggaTTTCATCAATGTATAGAAGTACCCAAAGGGAgcgtgcaaagaggatggagccaggctcttttccaTGGTGCCCAGTgtcaggaccagaggcaatgggcaaaaaCTGAGACACAGGAGGTGCCATCTGACCATCAGGAAAGaccttttcactgtgagggtgaccaagaactggcacaggttgtccagagaggttgtggagtaaccatccttggagatattcaaaaaccATCTAGGTACAgccctgggcaaccagctctgggtggccctgcttgagcacagggacttggaccagatgacctccagaggtcccttcccacctcaaccagtctgtgattctgtgattttttaatCCCTGCTCTAAGCCATGGGCAGCTAGAGGGTAGGTGTCTGGTCACTCAAGAGTTGGTGGATCTGGTTAATGTTTCTGCAAGAGCTGTCCCCTGCAGTAGCACTGACCACATCTTAGTGACTTAGTTGAATTATTTGCCTCTTTGAGCTCTGTAAACTGGGGTCCTTCCAGGGCATAAgcaaaggaggggagagaaggtcCCCGTTTTGTCACCGTGTCTGCTCACATTTGGATGATTTGGCCAGAACTTACAGAGAAACCAAAGAGCTTGTAcaagatggagaaggaaatctGTAGCAGAGGAGATTTGGATAAAGTCTCTTACGCCATAGGTCAGGCCCCTGGATTCTAAACCACCCTTCTCCTTCTGGAAACTCTTTAAGACAGAAACTCGATCCTCCCATCTGGATTGTTTCCACTGTTTATTcgcttcttccctctcctcctgccagaggTCAATCTCTGTTCCCAGACTGCCAGGAAAGTTAATACCTGACACAACACAGCCCGGCCCTCTCCTGCACTCCAGCCCCAAAGTGCTTAGTGGGGCTGGGGttgggggacacaggggtgggactctcctccctcctggcttgGCCGGGTTGTCATTTCCACACCCACCGGATGGCATCTGCTGCTCTGGTCTTTCTGGGTCAGTTGAACCTTTAATAATTGTCAAAGGACTTAAGGGTCCAGCCAAGCTGGTCTGTGTGTAAACATCTAAGTGAGACAAGTGCTTGACTCGAAGTTTTCTTGGTAAGACCAGTTTCTCATCTCGGAGGCGTCTGAGGGATGCCAAATTACTGCGTATGACCTGGGGTCCGAAGGCAAGCAGCTGTTATCAGCTCAGGGTTGTGCTCTCCAAACTGAGCCATGGGTTTGCAAGATTCCCCTCAGCATGGTCGAGATGCCGGCTTGTTTCTTGGCTGCTGACAGTGGTAATGACCCCTTGTCAAAGGTGTTATGAGTCCTTCCAGATCACAGATCTGGGGTGACCTTGGCCTTCCCAACAAATGAACTTAAATTTGTGTTTTGAAGGATGAGACTTACTTTATGCTTCTCCTTCATGGAGAAATACCAATAGCTACAGTTGTTCAGTGCTCACAGTGATTACTCAGTAGCAGAACCCCCCCCTTTATTCTGTCTACTCAAATGTGGGTCCAAGACATGGGTGAAACCCTGCCCCAGTTCCCCCAGCTCCCACAGAGACGTGGTGAGACCTGCTCCATGCACTGTCAGCCGTGTTAGGGAAATGCATACGCAGACTTTTAGGAGCTCTGATAAAAGCCCACGTACCAGCCAGGATCTCAAGCAAATTaatccaaattaatttaaaactggaTTAGTTAAACCGCATTAACATCCCAAGTAGATGCTCTTAGCTGGAATTAAAGTGGCCTTCatttggtatttgttttgttttgttttgttttgttttgtttttaattcattttggagTGGAATTAAGCTAATTGGAATTAGGGCTTCTGAGTGACTGTATCAGCACAGGAGTTCAGCGCTGGTTTAACAAGGCTGCTTTAATTCACCCCCCGAGATGTGgctggggttttctgtttgtcctCTGTGGACTGGACTGTCCTGCCCCAAACCATGGGAAGAGGGAGGACGGGCAATTCCCCATGTAAGGCTGGTGTACTAATGCTTGAGGAAAGTAAAATTCTCCCTCAGTCCAAAGGCTTGGAGGGCTGGGTGCTCCAGCACACCCTGGAGATGAAGCAATACCCAGGCCCCCAGCCAGCATTGTTTGCACGGCTGAAGGGATTACGAAGTTATTAAGTGAGGAATTAGATCAAGTCAAGTTGAGATGAGTATGGGCACCGCACGGTGCT
The genomic region above belongs to Mycteria americana isolate JAX WOST 10 ecotype Jacksonville Zoo and Gardens chromosome 1, USCA_MyAme_1.0, whole genome shotgun sequence and contains:
- the MOGAT2 gene encoding 2-acylglycerol O-acyltransferase 2, whose product is MKVEFAPLSVPLQRRLQTASVVQWVFSFLGLAQCCTAAFIALFFTRFWLVSALYTVWWFIDREKPCKGGRRIHALRNSVVWRYMKDYFPITLVKTAELDPRQNYLMGFHPHGVLAAGAFLNFCTEASGFSTLFPGITPHLMMLSLWFRIPFFRDYLMSGGLVSSDKESASYVLQKPEGGNMLAIIVGGAQEALDARPGSYTLLLKNRKGFVRLAIEHGTPLVPIFSFGENDLFEQVRNPKGSWLRQLQHRLQQIMGISLPLFHARGIFQYSFGLVPYRRPICTVVGKPIPVLRKHRPSEEEVDRVHQKYLNELCKLFEEHKAKYNIPEDKHLEFI